A stretch of Bradyrhizobium sp. AZCC 2262 DNA encodes these proteins:
- a CDS encoding D-2-hydroxyacid dehydrogenase family protein: MTRLRCAILDDYLNVALSVADWSKVSDRVDVTVFNQPFATAEAAASALKDFEIICAMRERTPFPRTMFAALPNLKLLITSGMRNAAIDMEAAKDHQVTLCGTQWGRDPTAPLTMGLILELTRNIGRENARMHAGEPLQKFVGMEIEGRTLGVIGLGKLGTKVSKLAQAFGMNVIAWSPNLTPEKCKEVGVTYASKEELFSTADIITIHVVLSQRSRGLVGAAELARMKPTAYLVNTARGPIVDEGALLEALTQKKIAGAGVDVFSVEPLPVDHPFRKLDNMVLTPHLGYVTGDSFRNHYQQMVEGIDAWFKGEPKQRLA, encoded by the coding sequence ATGACGCGGCTGCGCTGTGCAATCCTCGACGACTATCTCAATGTGGCGCTTTCGGTCGCCGACTGGTCAAAAGTCTCTGACCGGGTCGACGTCACGGTGTTCAACCAGCCATTTGCGACCGCGGAAGCCGCGGCCAGCGCCCTGAAGGATTTCGAGATTATCTGCGCGATGCGCGAACGGACGCCGTTCCCGCGCACCATGTTTGCTGCGCTGCCCAACCTGAAGCTTTTGATCACCTCGGGCATGCGCAATGCCGCCATCGACATGGAAGCGGCCAAGGACCACCAGGTTACGCTGTGCGGCACCCAATGGGGCCGCGACCCGACCGCGCCCTTGACCATGGGCCTGATCCTGGAGCTGACCCGCAATATCGGCCGCGAGAACGCCCGCATGCATGCCGGCGAGCCCCTGCAGAAATTCGTCGGCATGGAGATCGAGGGCCGCACGCTCGGGGTCATCGGCCTCGGCAAGCTCGGCACCAAGGTGTCGAAGCTGGCGCAAGCCTTCGGCATGAACGTGATTGCCTGGAGCCCGAACCTGACGCCGGAGAAGTGCAAGGAAGTCGGCGTTACCTATGCCAGCAAGGAAGAGCTGTTTTCGACCGCCGACATCATCACCATCCATGTGGTCCTAAGCCAGCGCTCGCGCGGGCTGGTCGGCGCTGCGGAGCTGGCACGGATGAAGCCGACCGCCTACCTTGTCAACACCGCGCGCGGGCCGATCGTCGATGAAGGCGCGCTATTGGAAGCGCTGACGCAAAAGAAGATCGCCGGCGCCGGCGTCGACGTGTTCTCGGTCGAGCCGCTGCCGGTCGACCATCCCTTCCGCAAGCTCGACAACATGGTGCTGACGCCGCATCTCGGCTACGTCACCGGGGACAGCTTTCGAAACCACTATCAGCAGATGGTCGAGGGCATCGACGCCTGGTTCAAAGGCGAGCCGAAACAGCGGCTTGCGTAG
- the grrM gene encoding cyclophane-forming radical SAM/SPASM peptide maturase GrrM/OscB, with product MIEPRLIILQPTPYCNINCSYCYLGHRDDRRLMSRDVLEALREKIFRRLASQSAPIVVWHAGEPTAAPIEWYEHAYGRLRDVAPAHTSFAMQSNGIAINDRWVDLFRRTNTNVSLSIDGPQRFHDARRRTRNNRPTWQLAVRALRRLQDAGFDPSVITVLHPDGLNCPGDYYAFYRDLGITQISFSVDELEGANKVSSFSGRDFKAAVTDFVLEILNQAYRDDFPLHIREVERIAQKLAGVELSENEQVDPWAAIVVAADGSVSTFSPEFMEMNAPDYDNFVFGNILEGGLEDFSNTQAFLRASREIAQGVAACKSSCRYFALCGGGSPVNKLSEKGDMSATETEFCRLTTQTSADALLGLLSKQSRPKSFEASTF from the coding sequence ATGATCGAGCCTCGTCTCATCATCCTGCAACCGACACCCTACTGCAACATCAACTGTTCCTATTGTTATCTTGGTCATCGCGACGATAGGCGCTTGATGTCGCGCGATGTACTCGAAGCCCTGCGTGAAAAGATATTTCGACGCCTAGCATCTCAGTCCGCTCCAATCGTCGTGTGGCATGCTGGCGAACCGACGGCGGCCCCGATCGAATGGTATGAGCATGCTTATGGCCGCCTGAGGGACGTTGCGCCGGCTCACACCAGTTTTGCGATGCAGTCGAACGGGATCGCCATCAACGACCGATGGGTCGATCTGTTCCGTCGTACCAACACCAATGTCAGTCTGAGCATCGACGGTCCGCAGCGGTTTCATGATGCGCGCCGTCGTACGCGCAATAACAGGCCCACCTGGCAACTGGCCGTCAGGGCGTTAAGGCGCCTTCAGGACGCCGGATTCGACCCTAGCGTGATCACCGTTTTGCATCCGGATGGCCTGAACTGTCCTGGGGACTACTACGCCTTTTATCGCGACCTCGGAATTACGCAGATCAGCTTCAGCGTCGATGAACTAGAAGGCGCAAACAAGGTTTCGAGTTTCTCAGGCAGGGATTTCAAGGCTGCCGTAACAGATTTCGTTCTTGAGATACTCAACCAGGCATACCGCGATGATTTTCCCCTGCATATCCGCGAAGTCGAGCGCATTGCGCAGAAACTGGCGGGTGTCGAATTGTCCGAAAACGAGCAGGTCGATCCGTGGGCCGCCATCGTGGTTGCAGCTGACGGTAGCGTCTCAACGTTCTCTCCCGAGTTCATGGAAATGAACGCGCCGGACTACGACAATTTCGTATTCGGCAATATTCTGGAAGGCGGCCTCGAAGATTTTTCTAACACCCAGGCATTCCTGCGAGCAAGCCGGGAGATCGCGCAAGGCGTTGCGGCCTGCAAGAGTTCCTGCCGCTATTTCGCTCTTTGCGGCGGTGGTAGTCCAGTCAACAAGCTCTCCGAAAAGGGAGACATGAGTGCGACGGAAACCGAGTTCTGCAGATTGACTACGCAGACATCGGCCGATGCGTTGTTAGGTTTGTTGTCGAAGCAATCCCGACCCAAGTCATTTGAAGCAAGTACATTTTGA
- a CDS encoding L,D-transpeptidase family protein has product MMINRILTICAAIAAGMAGTSLAHAQQGYPAPGQVYSTAPGPYVPGGYATGERRGPGEPDFDALDDDDAPNGQNAGALPPPGPVLSPSDPRYGRPAGAPVYSDRGAPTPTGPILSPDDPRYGRTAPAPVYSDRGAATPTGPVMSPDDPRYGRPAGPPPVIYADRPPGSQPPAFSDRGDSRIPGASILYPNDDRAGLRPPGAIGDAPGVAGAQPQQPAVGADGRPVQLAALPPEEQPEVGPAQLPPHLRRQEVTFPTKEPAGTIVVDTANTHLYYILGGGRAIRYGVRVGRDGFTWNGVQKISRKAEWPDWHPPTEMIERQPYLPRFMAGGPGNPLGARAMYLGSTVYRIHGTNQPSTIGKFVSSGCIGMLNEDVSDLFDRAKVGTRVVVLPGGAPPANTASASAAPPAAGAAAAAAPGGPAQAQLAPVPGAQPTVVPPLPAPVTVR; this is encoded by the coding sequence ATGATGATTAACCGCATTCTGACGATTTGTGCTGCCATTGCCGCTGGCATGGCGGGAACTTCGCTCGCCCATGCGCAACAAGGCTATCCGGCTCCCGGCCAGGTCTATTCGACAGCTCCGGGTCCGTATGTGCCCGGTGGTTATGCGACCGGCGAACGCCGCGGCCCCGGCGAGCCCGATTTCGACGCGCTGGATGATGACGATGCGCCGAACGGTCAGAACGCGGGAGCGTTGCCGCCGCCAGGCCCGGTGCTGTCGCCCAGCGATCCCCGTTATGGCCGTCCGGCCGGTGCCCCGGTTTATTCAGACCGTGGCGCTCCGACGCCCACGGGTCCGATTCTCTCTCCCGACGATCCGCGCTATGGCCGCACCGCGCCAGCCCCGGTTTATTCGGACCGTGGCGCAGCAACGCCCACCGGCCCGGTCATGTCGCCCGACGATCCGCGTTATGGCCGCCCGGCCGGTCCGCCGCCGGTGATCTATGCTGACCGCCCGCCCGGTTCGCAGCCGCCGGCATTTTCGGATCGCGGCGATAGCCGCATTCCCGGCGCCAGCATCCTCTATCCGAACGACGACCGCGCTGGCCTGCGCCCGCCAGGGGCGATCGGCGACGCGCCCGGCGTTGCCGGCGCGCAGCCGCAGCAACCTGCCGTCGGCGCCGACGGCAGGCCGGTGCAGCTCGCCGCGCTGCCGCCGGAAGAGCAGCCGGAAGTCGGCCCTGCGCAGCTTCCGCCGCACCTGCGCCGCCAGGAAGTGACCTTCCCGACCAAGGAGCCCGCGGGCACCATCGTCGTCGATACCGCCAACACCCACCTCTATTACATACTCGGTGGCGGTCGCGCGATCCGCTACGGCGTCCGCGTCGGCCGCGACGGTTTTACCTGGAACGGCGTGCAGAAGATCAGCCGCAAGGCGGAGTGGCCGGATTGGCATCCGCCGACCGAGATGATCGAGCGCCAGCCCTATCTGCCGCGCTTCATGGCCGGCGGCCCCGGCAATCCGCTCGGCGCGCGCGCGATGTATCTCGGTTCGACCGTCTACCGCATCCACGGCACCAACCAGCCTTCGACGATCGGCAAGTTCGTCTCGTCGGGCTGCATCGGCATGCTGAACGAGGACGTCTCCGATCTGTTCGACCGCGCCAAGGTCGGCACCCGCGTGGTGGTGCTGCCCGGTGGCGCGCCGCCCGCCAACACCGCAAGCGCCTCGGCCGCTCCGCCTGCCGCTGGCGCGGCTGCCGCTGCGGCCCCTGGAGGACCGGCACAGGCGCAACTGGCGCCGGTTCCCGGCGCGCAGCCGACTGTCGTGCCGCCGCTGCCCGCCCCGGTGACCGTGCGTTAG
- the sseA gene encoding 3-mercaptopyruvate sulfurtransferase, with the protein MPATNDPLVSTEWLAAHLNDPNVKVIDASFKMPGVLPLPKDDYLAAHIPGAVFFDVDAVSDHSNPLPHMFPSAEQFGRDVGGLGIGNDDTVVLYDSGGWVAAPRVWWMFLSFGKEVRILNGGLKKWVAEGRKVEKGEVTPKPKTFTATFDARRTRSMQQLAANLASRAEQVIDARANERYQGKVAEPRAGLRSGHIPGSLSLPYNNLFDAATGTMKPLDDLRAAFSGAGVKLDAPIVTSCGSGVSAAVLTLALYRLGVENPALYDGSWTEWGAADGPPVATGPA; encoded by the coding sequence ATGCCCGCCACCAACGATCCGCTCGTCTCCACCGAATGGCTCGCCGCGCACCTGAACGATCCCAACGTCAAGGTGATCGACGCCTCGTTCAAGATGCCGGGCGTGCTGCCGCTGCCGAAGGACGACTATCTCGCCGCGCATATTCCCGGCGCGGTGTTTTTCGACGTCGACGCGGTGTCCGACCATTCCAACCCGCTGCCGCACATGTTCCCTTCCGCCGAGCAATTCGGCCGCGATGTCGGTGGGCTCGGGATCGGCAATGACGACACGGTCGTGCTCTACGATTCCGGCGGCTGGGTCGCCGCGCCCCGGGTGTGGTGGATGTTCCTGTCGTTCGGCAAGGAGGTGCGCATACTCAATGGTGGCCTGAAAAAATGGGTCGCCGAGGGCCGCAAGGTCGAGAAGGGCGAGGTGACGCCGAAGCCGAAGACGTTCACCGCGACGTTCGATGCGCGGCGCACGCGCAGCATGCAGCAGCTGGCTGCCAATCTCGCCAGCCGCGCCGAGCAGGTGATCGATGCGCGCGCCAACGAGCGCTATCAGGGGAAGGTGGCCGAGCCGCGTGCCGGCCTTCGCTCCGGGCATATTCCGGGCAGCCTCAGCCTGCCTTACAACAACCTGTTCGATGCCGCGACCGGCACGATGAAGCCGCTGGACGACTTGCGCGCGGCGTTCTCGGGCGCGGGCGTGAAGCTCGACGCGCCAATCGTGACGAGTTGCGGCTCCGGCGTCAGCGCCGCCGTGCTGACGCTGGCGCTCTATCGCCTCGGCGTCGAGAATCCGGCGCTGTATGACGGCTCGTGGACGGAGTGGGGCGCCGCCGACGGCCCGCCGGTCGCGACCGGCCCAGCCTGA
- a CDS encoding GlsB/YeaQ/YmgE family stress response membrane protein, which translates to MGIIAALIIGGIAGWLAGLIVRGAGFGVLGNIVIGIIGALLASWLLPQLGVNLGGGWVRDIINATIGAVIILVILSLIRR; encoded by the coding sequence ATGGGCATCATTGCGGCACTGATCATTGGCGGTATTGCGGGCTGGCTTGCCGGGCTGATCGTGCGCGGCGCGGGTTTTGGCGTCCTCGGCAACATCGTGATCGGCATCATCGGCGCGCTGCTGGCGAGCTGGCTGTTGCCGCAACTGGGCGTCAACCTCGGCGGCGGCTGGGTCCGCGACATCATCAACGCCACCATCGGCGCGGTGATCATTCTGGTGATCCTGTCGCTGATCAGACGCTGA
- the ettA gene encoding energy-dependent translational throttle protein EttA: MARQFVYFMQGLTKSYPTRKVLDNVHLSFYPDAKIGVLGVNGSGKSTLLRIMAGLDKEYNGEAWVAEGARVGYLEQEPHLDPSKSVRENVMEGVAKQKAILDRYNELAMNYSEETADEMTKLQDEIEAAGLWDLDSKVDQAMDALRCPPDDADVTKLSGGERRRVALCKLLLDQPELLLLDEPTNHLDAESVSWLEGHLRNYPGAILIVTHDRYFLDNVTGWILELDRGKGIPYEGNYSSWLVQKQKRLEQEGREDAAHQKTLAREQEWIASSPKARQAKSKARYQRYEDLLKQASEKQATTAQITIPVAERLGQNVVDFEGLNKAFGDRMLIENLTFKLPPGGIVGVIGPNGAGKTTLFRMITGQEKPDQGTITVGESVHLGYVDQSRDDLDGKKNVWEEISGGNELILLGKREVNSRGYCSSFNFKGADQQKKVGALSGGERNRVHLAKMLKSGANVLLLDEPTNDLDVDTLRALEEALEDFAGCAVIISHDRWFLDRIATHILAFEGESHVEWFEGNFQDYEKDKMRRLGQDSIIPHRVKYKKLTR, translated from the coding sequence ATGGCGCGCCAGTTCGTCTATTTCATGCAGGGTTTGACCAAGAGCTACCCGACCCGGAAGGTGCTCGATAACGTCCATCTCTCGTTCTACCCCGACGCCAAGATCGGCGTGCTCGGCGTCAACGGCTCCGGCAAGTCGACGCTGCTCAGGATCATGGCCGGCCTCGACAAGGAGTATAATGGCGAGGCCTGGGTCGCCGAGGGCGCCCGCGTCGGCTATCTCGAGCAGGAGCCGCATCTCGATCCTTCCAAGTCGGTTCGCGAGAACGTCATGGAGGGCGTCGCCAAGCAGAAGGCGATCCTCGATCGCTACAATGAGCTGGCGATGAACTATTCGGAAGAGACCGCCGACGAGATGACCAAATTGCAGGACGAGATCGAGGCCGCGGGCCTGTGGGATCTCGACAGCAAGGTCGACCAGGCGATGGACGCGCTGCGCTGCCCGCCCGACGATGCCGACGTCACCAAGCTTTCGGGCGGTGAGCGCCGCCGCGTCGCGCTCTGCAAGCTGCTGCTCGACCAGCCGGAGCTGTTGCTGCTGGACGAGCCGACCAACCATCTCGACGCCGAATCAGTGTCGTGGCTGGAAGGTCATTTGCGCAACTATCCCGGCGCGATCCTGATCGTGACCCATGACCGCTACTTCCTCGACAATGTGACGGGCTGGATCCTCGAACTCGATCGCGGCAAGGGCATTCCTTACGAGGGCAATTATTCGTCCTGGCTGGTGCAGAAGCAGAAGCGCCTCGAGCAGGAAGGCCGCGAGGATGCCGCGCACCAGAAGACGTTGGCCCGCGAGCAGGAATGGATCGCGTCCTCGCCGAAGGCGCGCCAGGCCAAGTCCAAGGCCCGCTATCAGCGCTATGAAGATCTGCTGAAACAGGCGAGCGAGAAGCAGGCGACCACCGCGCAGATCACCATTCCCGTGGCCGAACGCCTCGGCCAGAACGTCGTCGATTTCGAAGGTCTCAACAAGGCCTTCGGCGACCGTATGCTGATCGAGAATCTCACCTTCAAGCTGCCGCCGGGCGGCATTGTCGGCGTGATCGGTCCGAACGGCGCCGGCAAGACCACACTGTTCCGGATGATAACGGGGCAGGAAAAGCCGGACCAGGGCACGATCACCGTCGGCGAAAGCGTGCACCTCGGCTACGTCGACCAGTCGCGCGACGATCTCGACGGTAAGAAGAATGTGTGGGAAGAGATTTCCGGCGGCAATGAACTGATCCTGCTCGGCAAGCGCGAGGTCAATTCACGCGGCTATTGCTCGTCGTTCAACTTCAAGGGCGCCGACCAGCAGAAGAAGGTCGGCGCGCTGTCAGGTGGCGAGCGCAATCGCGTGCATCTGGCCAAGATGCTCAAGTCCGGCGCCAACGTGCTGCTGCTCGACGAACCGACCAACGACCTCGACGTCGATACGCTGCGCGCGCTGGAAGAGGCGCTGGAGGACTTTGCCGGCTGCGCCGTCATCATCAGCCATGATCGCTGGTTCCTCGACCGCATCGCCACGCACATCCTGGCCTTCGAAGGCGAAAGCCATGTCGAATGGTTCGAAGGCAACTTCCAGGATTACGAGAAGGACAAGATGCGGCGGCTCGGGCAGGACAGCATCATTCCGCACCGCGTGAAGTACAAGAAGCTGACGCGGTAG
- a CDS encoding flavin-containing monooxygenase: MNVQTQIDKASPRTTEHFDVLIAGAGISGVGAAYHLTTQCPGTTFVALEAQKTFGGTWTTHRYPGIRSDSDLHTFGYRFKPWTTAPIASAAEILKYMGDVIEENDLAPHIRYQHTITSAKWSSEENLWTIEATRTDTGEKLRFTTNFFWMCQGYYRHTEGYTPEWTDMAKFKGLIVHPQKWPEDLDYKNKRVIVIGSGATAATLIPAMANDCAHVTMLQRSPTYFRTGRNAIEIAEQLRQLQVDEKWIHEITRRKILFDQDAFTRKTFEEPEAAKKDLLSAVEAYLGKDYDIATHFTPKYRPWRQRIAFIPDGDLFQGIKSGKASVVTDEIDRFTEKGILLKSGKELEADIIVTATGFHLCANGDIEFAIDGKPLDFADTVTYRGMMFTGVPNLVWVFGYFRASWTLRVDLVADFVCRLLTHMKATGARKVTPQLRPEDHNMPLLPWIDPENFNPGYMMRGMHLLPKRGEKPEWQHNQDYWAEKDEFPAIDLKDKAFVYG, encoded by the coding sequence ATGAACGTTCAAACCCAGATCGACAAGGCGTCGCCCCGCACCACTGAGCATTTCGACGTCCTGATCGCCGGCGCCGGCATTTCGGGCGTTGGCGCGGCCTACCACCTCACCACGCAATGCCCGGGCACGACGTTCGTCGCACTGGAAGCCCAGAAGACGTTTGGCGGCACCTGGACCACCCACCGCTATCCCGGCATCCGCTCCGACAGCGACCTCCATACGTTCGGCTATCGCTTCAAGCCGTGGACCACGGCGCCGATCGCAAGCGCGGCGGAAATCCTGAAATACATGGGCGACGTGATCGAGGAGAACGATCTCGCGCCTCATATCCGCTATCAGCACACCATCACCTCGGCGAAATGGTCGAGCGAGGAAAACCTCTGGACCATCGAGGCCACGCGCACCGACACCGGCGAAAAACTTCGCTTCACCACAAACTTCTTCTGGATGTGCCAGGGCTATTACCGCCATACCGAGGGCTATACGCCGGAGTGGACGGACATGGCCAAATTCAAGGGCTTGATCGTCCATCCGCAGAAATGGCCTGAAGACCTCGACTACAAGAACAAGCGCGTGATCGTGATCGGCTCGGGTGCTACCGCGGCGACGCTGATCCCGGCGATGGCCAACGATTGCGCGCATGTCACGATGCTGCAGCGCTCGCCGACCTATTTCCGCACCGGACGCAATGCGATCGAGATTGCCGAGCAGCTGCGCCAGTTGCAGGTCGATGAAAAATGGATCCACGAAATCACGCGGCGGAAAATCCTGTTTGACCAGGACGCCTTCACCCGCAAGACGTTCGAGGAGCCGGAAGCGGCCAAGAAGGATTTGCTGTCGGCGGTCGAAGCCTATCTCGGCAAGGATTACGACATCGCGACCCATTTTACGCCAAAGTACCGGCCGTGGCGGCAGCGCATCGCCTTCATCCCGGACGGTGACCTGTTCCAGGGCATCAAGTCCGGCAAGGCCTCCGTCGTCACCGACGAGATCGACCGCTTCACCGAAAAGGGCATTTTGCTGAAATCCGGCAAGGAGCTCGAAGCCGACATCATCGTCACCGCGACCGGCTTCCACCTCTGCGCCAATGGCGACATCGAATTCGCCATCGACGGCAAGCCGCTCGATTTCGCCGACACCGTGACCTATCGCGGCATGATGTTCACCGGCGTGCCCAACCTGGTCTGGGTGTTCGGCTATTTCCGCGCGAGCTGGACGCTGCGCGTCGATCTGGTCGCCGACTTCGTCTGCCGGCTGCTCACGCACATGAAGGCGACCGGCGCCAGGAAAGTGACGCCGCAGCTCCGCCCTGAAGACCACAACATGCCGCTGCTGCCATGGATCGATCCCGAAAACTTCAATCCCGGCTACATGATGCGCGGCATGCACCTGCTGCCCAAGCGCGGCGAAAAGCCGGAATGGCAGCACAACCAGGATTACTGGGCGGAGAAGGACGAATTCCCGGCGATCGACCTGAAGGACAAGGCGTTCGTTTACGGCTGA
- a CDS encoding AAA family ATPase — MKFTGTKDYVATDDLKVAVNASIVLERPLLIKGEPGTGKTVLAEEVAKALGAPLLTWHIKSTTKAQQGLYEYDAVSRLRDSQLGDPRVSDISNYIKRGKLWDAFTHDKRPVLLIDEIDKADIEFPNDLLLELDRMEFFVYETGENIKASLRPIVMITSNNEKELPDAFLRRCFFHYIKFPDADTMSRIVDVHFPNIKKRLVEEALRIFFEVREVPGLKKKPSTSELLDWLKLLLNEDITPEMLRERDPRKLIPPLHGALLKNEQDVHLFERLAFLSRREV, encoded by the coding sequence ATGAAATTTACCGGCACCAAGGACTATGTCGCCACCGACGACCTCAAGGTCGCCGTCAACGCCTCGATCGTGCTCGAGCGGCCGCTGCTGATCAAGGGCGAGCCCGGCACCGGCAAGACCGTGCTGGCGGAGGAAGTCGCCAAAGCGCTCGGCGCGCCGCTTCTGACCTGGCACATCAAGTCGACCACCAAGGCGCAGCAGGGCCTCTACGAATACGACGCCGTATCGCGCCTGCGCGACAGCCAGCTCGGCGACCCCAGGGTTTCGGATATCTCGAACTACATCAAGCGCGGCAAATTGTGGGACGCCTTCACCCACGACAAGCGCCCGGTGCTCCTGATCGACGAGATCGACAAGGCCGATATCGAATTTCCGAACGACCTGTTGCTCGAACTCGATCGCATGGAGTTCTTCGTCTACGAGACCGGCGAGAACATCAAGGCGAGCCTGCGTCCGATCGTGATGATCACTTCGAACAACGAGAAGGAACTGCCGGACGCGTTCCTGCGCCGCTGCTTCTTCCACTACATCAAGTTCCCCGATGCCGACACCATGAGCCGGATCGTCGACGTGCACTTCCCCAACATCAAGAAACGCCTGGTGGAAGAAGCGCTGCGCATCTTCTTCGAGGTGCGCGAAGTGCCGGGCCTGAAGAAGAAGCCTTCGACCTCCGAGCTGCTCGACTGGCTCAAGCTATTGTTGAACGAGGACATCACGCCGGAAATGCTGAGGGAACGCGACCCGCGGAAGCTGATCCCGCCGCTGCATGGCGCGCTGCTCAAGAACGAACAGGACGTGCACCTGTTCGAGCGGCTGGCCTTCCTCAGCCGCCGCGAAGTGTAA
- a CDS encoding vWA domain-containing protein: MFLQFFTSLRDAQVPVTLREYLTLMEALDADLADQTVENFYYLSRAALVKDERNLDKFDRVFGSVFKGLESLLDAMEKADIPAEWLKKLAEKYLTEEEKKQIEAMGWDKLMETLRQRLKEQQGRHQGGNKWIGTAGTSPFGAHGYNPEGVRIGQEKNRNNRAVKVWDKREFKDLDGNVELGIRNIKIALRRLRKFARTGAPDELDLDTTIRETANHGYLDVIMRPERRNAVKVLVFFDIGGSMDSHIEQVEELFSAAKSEFKHMEYFYFHNCLYEGVWKQNKRRFTDRTPTWDVLHKYPHDYKVVFVGDASMSPYEIMVPGGSVEHVNEEAGSVWLDRITRTYPHTVWLNPVAQKHWDYSESTTIIRRLLSERMYPITIEGLESAMKELVR; the protein is encoded by the coding sequence ATGTTCCTGCAATTCTTCACATCGCTGCGCGACGCGCAGGTCCCGGTGACCCTGCGCGAATATCTGACGCTGATGGAGGCGCTCGACGCCGACCTCGCCGATCAGACCGTCGAGAATTTCTATTACCTCTCCCGCGCCGCCCTGGTGAAGGACGAGCGCAACCTCGACAAGTTCGACCGCGTCTTCGGCAGCGTGTTCAAGGGGCTGGAAAGCCTTCTGGATGCGATGGAGAAGGCGGACATCCCGGCCGAATGGCTGAAGAAGCTCGCGGAAAAATACCTCACCGAGGAAGAAAAGAAGCAGATCGAGGCGATGGGCTGGGACAAGCTCATGGAGACGCTTCGTCAGCGCCTGAAAGAACAGCAGGGCCGCCACCAGGGCGGCAACAAGTGGATCGGCACCGCCGGCACCTCGCCGTTCGGCGCCCATGGCTACAACCCCGAAGGCGTCCGGATCGGGCAGGAAAAGAACCGCAACAACCGCGCCGTGAAGGTGTGGGACAAGCGCGAGTTCAAGGACCTGGACGGCAATGTCGAACTCGGCATCCGCAACATCAAGATCGCGCTGCGCCGCTTGCGCAAATTCGCCCGCACCGGCGCCCCCGACGAACTCGATCTCGACACCACGATCCGGGAGACCGCCAACCACGGCTATCTCGATGTCATCATGCGTCCCGAACGGCGCAACGCGGTCAAGGTGCTGGTGTTCTTCGATATCGGCGGCTCGATGGATTCGCATATCGAGCAGGTCGAGGAGCTGTTCTCGGCGGCGAAGTCCGAGTTCAAGCACATGGAGTATTTCTACTTCCACAACTGCCTCTATGAGGGCGTCTGGAAGCAGAACAAGCGCCGCTTCACCGACCGCACGCCGACCTGGGACGTGCTGCACAAATACCCGCACGACTACAAGGTGGTGTTCGTCGGCGACGCCTCGATGTCGCCTTACGAGATCATGGTGCCGGGCGGCTCGGTCGAGCATGTCAACGAGGAGGCCGGCTCGGTCTGGCTAGATCGCATCACGCGCACCTATCCGCATACCGTGTGGCTCAATCCGGTGGCGCAGAAGCACTGGGATTATTCGGAATCCACCACCATCATCCGCCGGCTGTTGTCGGAGCGCATGTACCCGATCACGATCGAAGGCCTCGAAAGCGCGATGAAGGAACTGGTGCGGTAG
- a CDS encoding NAD-dependent epimerase/dehydratase family protein, which yields MRILVAGATGAIGLELVPQLIAAGHSVVGTTRTAAKAEIIRRMGAEPAIADGLDAAAVRAAVIAAKPEIVIDQMTDLGAVTDLRHFDRAFATTNQLRTQGTDFLLAAAREAGVKRFIAQSFCGWTYGRGGETIKTEADALDPDPPEELRSTLQAIQHLEDAVTGSANPEGIVLRYGSFYGPDTGMLSRAMIDQLRRRRVPLIGGGGGRWSFIHVEDAAAATVAAVERGKPGSVYNIVDDEPAPVSEWLPALATLLGARPPIRVPAWLGRLFAGEHLVSMMTEVRAGSNAKARRELGWRPAHPSWREGFAEIASRAAAQHAA from the coding sequence ATGCGAATTCTTGTTGCGGGCGCCACTGGCGCCATCGGTCTTGAGCTCGTTCCGCAGCTGATTGCAGCTGGTCATTCCGTCGTCGGCACGACGCGGACGGCGGCGAAGGCCGAAATCATCAGACGGATGGGCGCGGAACCCGCGATCGCCGATGGGCTCGACGCGGCGGCCGTTCGTGCCGCCGTGATCGCGGCAAAACCCGAAATCGTCATCGATCAGATGACCGATCTTGGGGCGGTCACGGATCTCCGGCATTTCGATCGCGCCTTCGCCACCACCAATCAGTTGCGCACGCAGGGCACCGATTTCCTGTTGGCCGCCGCGCGCGAAGCTGGCGTAAAACGCTTCATCGCCCAGAGTTTTTGCGGCTGGACCTACGGCCGCGGCGGCGAAACGATCAAGACGGAGGCCGACGCGCTCGATCCCGATCCGCCGGAGGAACTGCGCAGCACGCTGCAGGCGATCCAGCATCTGGAGGATGCCGTCACCGGCTCGGCAAACCCCGAGGGAATTGTCCTGCGATATGGATCATTCTACGGGCCGGATACCGGAATGCTCTCGCGCGCGATGATCGATCAGTTGCGCCGCCGCCGTGTGCCGCTGATCGGCGGCGGTGGCGGACGGTGGTCGTTCATCCACGTCGAAGATGCGGCTGCCGCTACCGTTGCAGCCGTCGAGCGCGGCAAGCCCGGCAGTGTCTACAACATCGTCGACGATGAACCGGCGCCCGTAAGCGAATGGCTGCCCGCCCTTGCCACCCTGCTCGGTGCCAGGCCGCCGATACGTGTGCCAGCCTGGCTTGGCCGGTTGTTCGCCGGTGAGCACCTGGTTTCGATGATGACCGAGGTGCGGGCCGGCTCCAATGCCAAGGCCAGGCGGGAGCTCGGCTGGCGGCCGGCGCATCCGTCGTGGCGCGAGGGATTTGCGGAGATCGCGAGCCGGGCCGCCGCGCAACATGCTGCCTGA